A region of Leclercia adecarboxylata DNA encodes the following proteins:
- the thiB gene encoding thiamine ABC transporter substrate binding subunit, whose translation MFKTVLPLLALVALPAVASPVLTVYTYDSFAADWGPGPAVKKAFEADCKCELKFVALEDGVSLLNRLRMEGKNSKADVVLGLDNNLLEAATQTGLFAKSGVPTDAVNVPGGWKNDTFVPFDYGYFAFVYDKNKLKNPPKSLKELVESDKKWRVIYEDPRTSTPGLGLLLWMQKVYGDKTPEAWQKLAAKTVTVTKGWSEAYGLFLKGESDLVLSYTTSPAYHIISEKKENYAAADFAEGHYLQVEVAARTAASKQPELAEKFLKFMVSPSFQNAIPTGNWMYPVTNVTLPAGFDTLVKPQTTLEFTPQEVAGKRAAWIGEWQRAVSR comes from the coding sequence GTGTTCAAAACTGTTCTTCCCCTGCTGGCGCTGGTTGCGCTGCCTGCCGTAGCCAGTCCTGTGCTGACGGTCTACACCTACGACTCTTTCGCTGCCGACTGGGGCCCTGGCCCGGCGGTCAAAAAAGCCTTTGAAGCCGACTGCAAGTGCGAGCTGAAGTTTGTGGCGCTGGAGGATGGCGTCTCGCTGCTGAACCGCCTGCGCATGGAAGGTAAAAACAGCAAAGCCGACGTGGTGCTGGGTCTGGATAACAACCTGCTGGAAGCGGCGACGCAGACCGGGCTGTTCGCCAAAAGCGGCGTGCCGACCGATGCGGTTAACGTCCCTGGCGGCTGGAAAAACGACACCTTTGTGCCCTTCGATTACGGCTACTTCGCCTTTGTCTATGACAAAAACAAGCTGAAAAACCCACCGAAAAGCCTGAAAGAGCTGGTTGAGAGCGATAAAAAATGGCGCGTGATCTACGAAGATCCGCGCACCAGCACCCCGGGGCTGGGTCTGCTGCTGTGGATGCAAAAAGTGTACGGCGACAAAACGCCGGAAGCCTGGCAGAAGCTGGCCGCTAAAACCGTCACCGTGACCAAAGGCTGGAGCGAAGCCTACGGTCTGTTCCTGAAAGGCGAAAGCGACCTGGTGCTGAGCTACACCACCTCTCCGGCGTATCACATTATTTCAGAGAAAAAAGAGAACTACGCTGCCGCGGACTTTGCTGAAGGCCACTATCTGCAGGTGGAAGTCGCCGCCCGTACTGCCGCCAGCAAACAGCCGGAACTGGCCGAAAAGTTCCTGAAATTTATGGTCTCCCCGTCGTTCCAGAACGCCATCCCGACCGGCAACTGGATGTACCCGGTGACCAACGTGACGTTACCGGCCGGTTTTGACACCCTGGTGAAACCGCAAACCACGCTGGAATTTACCCCACAGGAAGTGGCCGGGAAACGTGCTGCCTGGATCGGTGAATGGCAACGCGCCGTCAGCCGCTAA
- the sgrR gene encoding HTH-type transcriptional regulator SgrR has protein sequence MPSGRLQQQFIRLWQCCDGQTRDTTLSELADLLSCSRRHMRTLLNTMQQQGWLSWEAEAGRGKRSRLTFLYTGLALQQQRAEDLLEQDRIEQLVQLVGDKAAVRQMLVSHLGRSFRQGKHILRVLYYRPMKNLLPGSALRRSETHMARQIFSGLTRINEENGELEADIAHHWQQLSPLHWRFFLRPGIHFHHGRELEMADVIATLQRARELPLYSHISRIQSPTAWTLDIQLSQPDRWLPWLLGYVPSMILPREWETMPNFAGHPVGTGPYAVSRNNNNQLKIRAFEDYFGYRALIDEVNVWVLPDLNEELSVGLTLEGPTEGEKAVESRLEEGCYYLLFDARSHRGASGEVRQWISRILSPANLIYQAEEMYQSYWFPAYGLLPRWHHARPGRGDKPAGLESITLTFYREHIEHRVIARMMSELLAAEQVMLNIQEVSYEEWHRGEIVSDIWLNSVNFTLPLDFSLFSHLYEVPLLQNCIARDWQQDAAQWRAGEMNLAVWCQQLLAQQAIVPLIHHWLMIQGQRSMRGLRMNTLGWFDFKSAWFAPPEP, from the coding sequence ATGCCTTCTGGTCGTCTGCAACAACAATTCATCCGCCTGTGGCAGTGCTGTGACGGCCAGACCCGGGACACCACGCTCAGCGAGCTGGCCGATCTGCTCAGCTGTTCGCGTCGCCATATGCGGACCCTGCTTAACACCATGCAGCAGCAGGGATGGCTGAGCTGGGAAGCCGAAGCCGGGCGCGGCAAGCGTTCGCGCCTCACCTTTCTCTACACCGGCCTCGCGCTTCAGCAGCAGCGGGCGGAAGATCTGCTCGAGCAGGATCGCATCGAACAGCTGGTGCAGCTGGTGGGCGATAAAGCCGCGGTGCGCCAGATGCTGGTTTCCCACCTCGGACGCAGCTTCCGTCAGGGCAAGCACATCCTGCGGGTGCTCTACTATCGTCCGATGAAAAACCTGTTACCGGGCAGCGCATTACGGCGATCTGAAACCCACATGGCGCGGCAGATTTTTAGCGGCCTGACGCGCATAAATGAGGAAAATGGGGAACTGGAAGCCGACATTGCCCACCACTGGCAGCAGCTTTCCCCGCTGCACTGGCGATTTTTTTTACGGCCCGGCATCCATTTCCATCACGGACGCGAGCTGGAGATGGCCGACGTCATCGCCACGTTGCAGCGCGCCCGCGAATTGCCTCTTTACTCGCACATCAGCCGGATCCAGTCTCCCACGGCCTGGACTCTGGATATTCAGCTCTCTCAGCCCGACCGCTGGCTGCCGTGGCTGCTGGGGTATGTACCCTCGATGATCCTGCCGCGCGAGTGGGAAACCATGCCCAACTTTGCCGGCCATCCGGTAGGCACAGGGCCTTACGCCGTTTCCCGCAACAACAATAATCAGCTGAAGATCCGCGCCTTCGAGGATTACTTTGGCTACCGGGCCTTGATTGACGAAGTGAACGTCTGGGTGTTGCCGGATCTCAACGAAGAGCTGAGCGTCGGCCTGACCCTCGAAGGGCCAACAGAGGGAGAAAAGGCGGTAGAGAGCCGCCTCGAAGAGGGGTGCTACTATCTGCTGTTCGATGCCCGCTCCCATCGCGGTGCCAGCGGCGAGGTGCGCCAGTGGATAAGCCGGATCCTCTCTCCTGCCAATCTGATCTATCAGGCCGAAGAGATGTACCAGTCCTACTGGTTCCCGGCGTATGGCCTGCTGCCGCGCTGGCACCATGCCCGCCCGGGACGCGGCGATAAACCGGCCGGGCTGGAGAGCATCACCCTGACCTTCTACCGCGAACATATTGAACACCGGGTGATCGCCAGAATGATGAGCGAGCTGCTGGCCGCCGAGCAGGTGATGCTCAACATTCAGGAGGTCAGCTACGAGGAGTGGCATCGGGGAGAGATCGTTAGCGACATCTGGCTCAACAGCGTCAACTTCACCCTGCCGCTGGATTTCTCGCTGTTCTCCCATCTGTATGAGGTACCGCTTCTGCAAAACTGCATCGCGCGGGACTGGCAGCAGGACGCCGCCCAGTGGCGCGCCGGGGAGATGAATCTTGCGGTCTGGTGCCAGCAGCTGCTGGCCCAGCAGGCGATTGTCCCGCTGATCCACCACTGGCTGATGATCCAGGGGCAGCGCAGTATGCGCGGCTTACGCATGAATACGCTGGGCTGGTTTGACTTTAAATCGGCGTGGTTTGCGCCGCCGGAACCATAA
- the sgrT gene encoding glucose uptake inhibitor SgrT, protein MKRSATNQFYQQYFSATKGMSWLARRCAEQRLKILEDLMQWEVTTSTSER, encoded by the coding sequence ATGAAGAGGTCTGCCACAAATCAGTTTTACCAACAGTACTTCTCAGCGACAAAGGGAATGTCCTGGCTGGCCCGCCGGTGTGCAGAGCAGCGGCTGAAAATACTGGAAGATCTGATGCAGTGGGAGGTGACAACGTCGACCTCGGAACGCTGA
- a CDS encoding sugar efflux transporter, with protein sequence MLWLMTMGRRLNGVYAAFLMVAFMMGVAGALQAPTLSLFLSREVGAQPFWVGLFYTVNAVAGILVSLWLAKRSDSQGDRRKLILFCCAMAIGNALLFAFNRHYLTLLTCGVLLASLANTAMPQLFALAREYADSSAREVVMFSSVMRAQLSLAWVIGPPLAFMLALNYGFTAMFSIAAAIFAISLGLIAFALPSVARVESATAVPVTEVSGWKNKNVRRLFIASTLMWTCNTMYIIDMPLWISSDLGLPDKLAGILMGTAAGLEIPAMILAGYYVKYFGKRRMMVVAVAAGVLFYLGLILFHSREALLALQLFNAVFIGIIAGIGMLWFQDLMPGRAGSATTLFTNSISTGVILAGIVQGALAQSYGHSAVYLAIAGISLVTLVLTWRVKDV encoded by the coding sequence ATGCTCTGGTTAATGACGATGGGACGCCGTCTCAACGGTGTTTATGCCGCTTTTTTAATGGTGGCTTTTATGATGGGCGTAGCCGGGGCACTGCAGGCGCCGACCCTGAGTCTGTTCCTGAGCCGCGAGGTGGGCGCTCAACCTTTCTGGGTGGGACTGTTCTATACCGTCAACGCCGTCGCCGGGATCCTGGTCAGCCTCTGGCTGGCGAAGCGTTCCGACAGCCAGGGCGATCGCCGCAAGCTGATCCTTTTTTGCTGCGCGATGGCGATTGGCAACGCGCTGCTGTTTGCCTTTAACCGTCATTATCTGACCTTATTAACCTGCGGCGTGCTGCTGGCCTCACTTGCCAACACCGCCATGCCGCAGTTGTTTGCTCTGGCGCGGGAATATGCCGACAGCTCCGCGCGTGAAGTGGTGATGTTCAGCTCGGTGATGCGTGCCCAGCTTTCGCTGGCGTGGGTTATCGGCCCGCCGCTGGCGTTTATGCTGGCGCTTAACTACGGCTTTACCGCCATGTTCTCCATTGCGGCGGCCATTTTTGCCATCAGCCTGGGGCTGATTGCCTTCGCGCTGCCTTCCGTTGCGCGGGTGGAATCGGCGACCGCCGTGCCGGTGACCGAGGTCAGCGGCTGGAAAAACAAAAATGTCCGCAGGCTCTTTATCGCCTCCACGCTGATGTGGACCTGCAACACCATGTATATCATCGACATGCCGCTGTGGATCAGCAGCGATCTGGGCCTGCCTGACAAGCTGGCCGGGATCTTAATGGGCACCGCCGCCGGGCTGGAAATCCCGGCGATGATCCTTGCGGGCTACTACGTGAAATATTTCGGCAAGCGCCGGATGATGGTGGTTGCGGTAGCTGCGGGTGTGCTGTTTTATCTGGGATTGATCCTGTTTCACAGCCGTGAAGCGCTGCTCGCCCTGCAGCTGTTTAACGCGGTCTTTATCGGCATCATCGCCGGGATCGGCATGCTCTGGTTCCAGGATTTGATGCCGGGACGTGCGGGCTCTGCCACGACGTTATTTACCAATAGCATTTCAACCGGCGTGATTCTGGCGGGGATCGTCCAGGGGGCGCTGGCGCAAAGCTACGGTCATTCTGCGGTTTACTTGGCTATTGCGGGGATTTCGCTGGTAACGCTGGTGCTCACCTGGCGGGTTAAAGATGTCTGA